The following coding sequences are from one Bos indicus x Bos taurus breed Angus x Brahman F1 hybrid chromosome 5, Bos_hybrid_MaternalHap_v2.0, whole genome shotgun sequence window:
- the C1QL4 gene encoding complement C1q-like protein 4 — MVLLLLVAIPLLVHSSQGPAHYEMLGRCRMVCDPHGPRGPGPDGAPASVPPFPPGAKGEAGRRGKAGLRGPPGPPGPRGPPGEPGRPGPPGPPGPGPGGVAPPAGYVPRIAFYAGLRRPHEGYEVLRFDDVVTNVGNAYEAASGKFTCPMPGVYFFAYHVLMRGGDGTSMWADLMKNGQVRASAIAQDADQNYDYASNSVILHLDVGDEVFIKLDGGKVHGGNTNKYSTFSGFIIYPD; from the exons atggtgctgctgctgctggtggccaTTCCGCTGCTAGTGCACAGCTCCCAGGGGCCGGCGCACTACGAAATGCTGGGTCGCTGCCGCATGGTGTGCGACCCGCACGGGCCGCGAGGCCCAGGACCCGACGGCGCACCCGCCTCCGTGCCCCCCTTTCCTCCCGGCGCCAAGGGAGAGGCGGGCCGGCGCGGGAAGGCAGGTCTGCGAGGGCCCCCGGGACCACCAGGTCCTAGAGGGCCTCCAGGAGAGCCGGGCAGGCCGGGTCCTCCGGGCCCTCCCGGCCCAGGCCCCGGCGGAGTGGCGCCCCCTGCCGGCTACGTGCCTCGAATTGCCTTCTATGCTGGCCTGCGGCGGCCACATGAGGGTTACGAGGTGCTGCGCTTCGACGACGTGGTGACCAACGTAGGCAACGCCTATGAGGCGGCCAGTGGCAAGTTCACTTGCCCCATGCCGGGTGTCTACTTCTTCGCTTACCATGTGCTGATGCGCGGCGGTGATGGCACCAGCATGTGGGCCGACTTGATGAAGAATGGACAG GTCCGGGCCAGCGCCATCGCCCAGGATGCCGACCAGAACTACGACTACGCCAGCAACAGCGTGATCCTGCACCTGGATGTGGGCGACGAAGTCTTCATCAAGCTGGACGGCGGGAAGGTGCACGGCGGTAACACCAACAAGTACAGCACCTTCTCTGGCTTCATCATCTACCCAGACTGA